In a single window of the Lineus longissimus chromosome 4, tnLinLong1.2, whole genome shotgun sequence genome:
- the LOC135487271 gene encoding uncharacterized protein LOC135487271: MFSVAILLVLAFGLPLCHSHSWVDIVGKNSGHMRGYRRGATDVDLQRYICVKPTLAECQPDPKHGITYTNDAMFPCRNDSGRIKATRIASGDKLYVMWMGNGHANQQSFGQPVDFYITPYKSEPAFSDFNSILQVPYFYCENGAQLCDRPKTDAKLSLPPQVGNYTLLWKWPFTDFIFGSCFDVEVLPSGSNLTPTAINTPSPAVGPIISYPYGTGKYLQYGCKFDVDCSRVGEEFCKLWQKDDCGRSICQGSVVALNPCLSVGGVTSSPANGCGAGSYCKCWKNPAVCHGSNAPCTCD, encoded by the exons ATGTTTTCTGTTGCGATCCTCCTCGTTCTAGCCTTTGGCCTGCCACTGTGTCATTCCCACAGCTGGGTTGACATCGTGGGCAAAAACAGTGGCCATATGCGGGGATACAGGCGAGGGGCCACCGACGTCGATCTGCAGCGATATATATGTGTTAAACCCACACTAGCTGAGTGTCAGCCAGACCCAAAACACGGAATCACGTACACTAATGATGCCATGTTTCCCTGCAG AAATGACAGTGGCAGAATAAAGGCCACTCGCATAGCATCAGGAGACAAGCTGTACGTCATGTGGATGGGTAACGGCCACGCCAACCAGCAATCCTTCGGCCAGCCAGTGGATTTCTACATCACACCTTACAAGAGCGAACCTGCCTTCAGTGACTTCAACTCGATTCTCCAAGTTCCGTATTTTTATTGTGAGAACGGAGCCCAACTATGTGACAGGCCGAAAACGGACGCCAAACTATCTTTGCCTCCCCAAGTCGGGAACTATACCTTATTGTGGAAGTGGCCTTTTACTGATTTTATCTTTGGAAGCTGTTTTGATGTGGAAGTGTTACCATCAGGCTCCAATCTTACACCTACAG CCATCAACACGCCAAGCCCGGCTGTCGGTCCAATCATCTCATATCCTTACGGTACTGGCAAGTATCTGCAGTATGGATGTAAATTTGACGTCGACTGCAGCCGCGTGGGAGAAGAGTTCTGCAAACTCTGGCAAAAA GATGATTGTGGTCGCAGTATTTGTCAGGGGTCCGTCGTTGCACTCAACCCGTGCTTGTCAGTAGGAGGCGTAACATCCTCGCCAGCGAACGGATGCGGTGCTGGATCGTATTGCAAGTGTTGGAAAAATCCAGCAGTCTGTCACGGATCTAATGCCCCTTGCACATGTGATTAG